One part of the Oncorhynchus clarkii lewisi isolate Uvic-CL-2024 chromosome 7, UVic_Ocla_1.0, whole genome shotgun sequence genome encodes these proteins:
- the LOC139414450 gene encoding transcription factor 15-like, with protein MAFTMLRPVATYPFSSYPPDFNMMSDDEGNRSESDGSSDQSYGCCASSEKTCRQISRVVGVGGVVVVKQRNTANARERDRTQSVNTAFTALRTLIPTEPVDRKLSKIETLRLASSYISHLANILVLGDGCEDGQPCLSAVYRMQGDGEGKQPRTICTFCLSNQRKGGKDGRGCLKMHATRALRMSRR; from the exons ATGGCCTTTACCATGCTTCGGCCGGTGGCAACTTACCCCTTCTCCTCATATCCTCCTGACTTCAACATGATGTCGGACGACGAGGGGAACCGCAGCGAGAGCGACGGCAGCTCGGACCAGAGCTATGGATGCTGTGCCTCTTCAGAGAAGACTTGTCGGCAGATTTCCCGCGTGGTGGGAGTCGGTGGGGTTGTTGTGGTCAAACAGCGCAACACAGCCAACGCCAGGGAGCGAGACCGGACCCAAAGCGTCAACACCGCCTTCACCGCGCTCCGGACACTCATACCCACGGAGCCGGTGGACAGAAAGCTCTCCAAAATTGAAACGCTCCGGTTGGCGTCCAGCTACATCTCGCACTTGGCCAACATTCTTGTCCTTGGGGACGGGTGCGAGGATGGGCAGCCGTGCTTGAGTGCAGTGTATCGCATGCAAGGAGATGGCGAGGGGAAGCAACCCAGAACAATCTGCACCTTTTGCTTGAGCAACCAGCGGAAAGGG GGGAAAGATGGTCGGGGTTGTCTGAAAATGCATGCAACCCGTGCACTACGAATGAGCCGAAGATAG